The nucleotide sequence TGTCGACGCCGGGCTATAATTAGCCAGTAGCGCCGGTCGATAATTGATCACTATCGGTCGGGTAGAAATTGACCACCCTCCCCCAATAGGCTACCCTTTGAGTTGTCGAGACATCAAAGGAGGTAGCGCCAATGAAGGAGCGTGGCACTTCTATTATGCTGCAAGAAATGAAAGTTATGCAAGGAAAAAACGTTTCACAAATCGCCCGGGAAACGGGTATGTCGAGAATAACCGTCCGAAAATATCTGGAACAAGGTGAGCAACCGCATCGACTAAAAGGCAAAATACGCGGCTCAAAGCTCGATCCGTTTAAACCGTATATCCAAGAACTGCTTGAGCTTGGAGTCTATAATGCTAGCGTGATTTTTGACCGGATTATTGAACGAGGCTTTGACGGTGGCATCACGATTCTTAAGGATTACCTGGCGCCGTTTCGCCCGCCTTCCGTCAAAATGGAACCAGCCGTCCGGCGTTTTGAAACACCGCCTGGTCGCCAATCGCAAATGGATTGGGGTTTTATGAACTACAAGGCTCGCAACGGTCAAATGCGAAAAGTCGCCTGTTTCGTCATGGTTCTTGGTCACAGTCGAACGCGTTATATTGAGTTTTCGCGCCGCTGCGACAGCGCCAGCTTGTTGCGTTGCATGCTCAATGCTTTTGAGTATTTTGGCGGCGTACCGGAAGTCGTGCTGACCGACAGGATGAAAACGGTGATCATATCCACCGATCACGGCAAACCGATTTGGCATGAACCATTTGAACGGTTCGCAACGGATATGCGATTTATTCCGAAAGTTTGCCGGCCGCGTCGGCCGCAAACCAAAGGCAAGGTCGAACGGCTGGTTCACTACGTCCGGGATAACTTCCTTCCGGGCAGAGCATTTATTGATTTTGGCGATCTGCAACTGCAAGCGGTAGCTTGGTGCGATCAGGCGAATCAAAAGGTTCACGGCACAACCGGCGAACGGCCCGTAGATCTTTTGTCGGCTGAAAAGTTGAGCGCCTTGCCGCCGGAAAACATCTGCAACCCTTATCGCATGGAAAATCGCAAGGTTTCACGCGAAGGCTTCGTCAGTTACAATGGCGCGCTGTATGGCGTCCATTGG is from Anaeromusa acidaminophila DSM 3853 and encodes:
- the istA gene encoding IS21 family transposase: MKERGTSIMLQEMKVMQGKNVSQIARETGMSRITVRKYLEQGEQPHRLKGKIRGSKLDPFKPYIQELLELGVYNASVIFDRIIERGFDGGITILKDYLAPFRPPSVKMEPAVRRFETPPGRQSQMDWGFMNYKARNGQMRKVACFVMVLGHSRTRYIEFSRRCDSASLLRCMLNAFEYFGGVPEVVLTDRMKTVIISTDHGKPIWHEPFERFATDMRFIPKVCRPRRPQTKGKVERLVHYVRDNFLPGRAFIDFGDLQLQAVAWCDQANQKVHGTTGERPVDLLSAEKLSALPPENICNPYRMENRKVSREGFVSYNGALYGVHWRNSGKCVQVALQRGQIIIVDEAGQLLQTHAVCHKSRKHVYATGQYDGLSAQQGIPHEPSCAVQIPLDQVYIRPLTEYAQFAEAT